Genomic DNA from Antennarius striatus isolate MH-2024 chromosome 16, ASM4005453v1, whole genome shotgun sequence:
TGAGTGGGAGCTCTGTTCCGacagttattatttttttaaaaatctgattgaAGTTACCATTCAGAAAGGTGTTTTGTCTGGCTCCACAGACTTATCGTCTCCTCCTGTTTTGAGCACTAATGAAATCCGATCTAAATTGTTAGACAAAATCAGTGAGCATTCAGATCAAATAGCAAAGGACACCATATCTTCTCACACCTTAACCGATCCAGTCGTGTGACTGTAGTGAACAGGCCAGTGATATGGACATTTCCAACATTATGTGTAATACAAACAATGGTGTGATTCTTGCAGTGAAATCGTATTCAAACACAAGAATCTTTCGATTCTCCTGCTCTTCGAGTTCCTGTTTGCAGCtgtaaaaagataaaataaaatagagaacaaggaaggaagaaaaCTTGATCTGACTCTGTCTTTGATTCTCACTTGATGGAACTGTGATAATGTAAATACTCAGGGTTTATAGTCACTAACTTCCGTGATTTAGGACAATTAATCAAGCAAATCATGTGCTGTTTGGCATAGACATGTTgatggagtgtgtttgtgtcttgattcaaaaactgaaagaggaaaaaaaaaaagaagagatttaaaaaaaagttattatagTGTAAGAAAATACTTCTTTACAGTAGATACTGGATGATGAAAAAAAGGTCTGCACGACTTCTACATCTGGTTGCAAATGTTATTGGTTTTGTCCAGGTGTGCAGGCCACAGAACGTAATGGTCTGTTTAGGAAAGAGGTGTAAGGCAAACTGTACCTTCTCTGCTGAGAAATATACATGATTTACAGTatggaagccccccccccccaaccattTCATATGTTCACTTAcaacaatcaaaacaaaacagaacataaaaGACCTCAAACATCTGGCAGTTTCAAAACACCTCTGCACAGTCTGTCAGTACATTATCAGAGCATTTTCATAGATATTGGGATGTCTTCACTACTTGCAGATTATTGTTGCGCCCACGCACACTGTAAAAAGCAAGAATGACAAAGGCAACTGTTCCAACGGGGGTCCCCGCTCTCCTTTTACCAGACGTCACATGGGCGATGCCAACAAGTAACGGCGTCCAGAACAACGAGACCGACCCCATGTGTTGCATATGGTCCATCCACAGGGGGCagagggaccccccccccctcacccgtGCAGCATTTGCACAGTcttcgtgggggggggggaccacaTCTACTTCCAGTCCGTGAGCCTCTGTGGGGCGTGGTCGCCAAATCTTTCTTTATAGGAGTTTTAGAtcaccaaatttttttttccattttttttgtagttgcATTGAGTTGCTTCTCTCCTCAAAACAGGTTTTCCTCAAAGATAGCCATTAAGTCACTTTGGAAATTCATGTCAATAGTTGCTGCCATCTGGAGAAAAAGAACAACGCATTTCTTTTATATTCATTACTCATCTTACGCTTCTGGAAAATTGcattctaattattttttttgggtgtTACAATCAAAGTGATTATCTCACCGCTTCTCGCCTCCTCCGCTCCTGCTCCCTGCGGCGCGCTAGCTCCCTCTGTTGGTCTAGTGGGTTCTGTGTGGTGGGCTGTGGCGGCGTGGGGGGCTGAGGAGGTGGCTGAATGGCAGCTGGCTGgggctcctgctgctgctgctgctgctgctgctgctgcgaaGGAGCTGGGATGTGCTGCTCCAGACGCCTGCGTGGCTCCTCGTGCACCCGTCTGCTGGGCTCCATGATATCCTCTTCATCTCGACCTCTGGAACACAGACAGGTCGACAATTTACACCGAGTGAACGATGAACGCTTTTTGAAATGCTGGgacctaaaaaaaaactgttttaaggGGGTTCACACATGGGCAGGAGGTACTGCCACATCTGGTGTCACCCTCATCCCTCCTGATAAAACTGGCTGAGATAAAGATTATAAAGGAAACGGGACTAGTTTCAAACACAAAGGGGATGTTAGCAGCAAAAGACGGAATACTGGTAAGCACAGCATTCTGGGATGCAGGTCTTGCTGTCCTTACCTATACAGTAGATGTCATGCTTTTTCCAGTCATTGTGACTCATCTATGGCAGCTTTAGGTGGATTACTCAAATATCAGTCTTACCCAGTGCAGCATAACATGTCTCAAAACAATACAGGTTTAGAAGGAGAATGATATTCGATACATTATTAAAACTGCACTGCACTTATTTTCTTGAACACAAAGCAATACCATAATTACTCTCTGATGCTAATGGCAATATGCCCCACaaaccatccattcatctatttTCTGGTCGATGACATGATCGTAATCGTTTTGTCTACCTttgggtcacgggtctgctgaaGCCCATCCCAGCCGGCTAAGGGAAAAAGGCGGGGCAACACTCCAATGCATATAAATTGTGGATAATGTCTTCAGGATAACATTAACATCAGACACAGTCCTTctatttgctttgtttgtgtccTGCTACAAGGTACATGGTGTTCAAGTTGCTTCCGGTGTTTCACCCCTAAGTGAAACAGTTGGAGCCACTTAGGGATGTGGAACGTTGTTCATTGATGATATGGATTTcagataaaatatataattgttTTTGCAGTTCAGATTATTTCAAGTCTCAACCCCCCAACTTCTACTTCTACTGACTGATAACTGTGATGAGTAAACCGTCCCTGCTGTGAAAAGCAACAAGAAGTCTCAGAGGGAAGGTTCTTCTTCTGAAACAGACAGCCTCTTAAACATTATATATGACTCTCACTTTGCTAGTTTTAGTTTCTCCTCAAAGAGCTATTAGTCCCTAATGAGGTATTCGCTGTGTTCCTCCATATATTTTGGAGCTAATCTTCTTGACAGCCTTACCGTAGTTTATCCTGCTCTCTGCGTAATCTGTCTTTTTCTGCCTGCTCGGCTTGTGCCTTCAAGGCTTTCTCTCGCTCCTCCTTCTCCCGGGCGGCACGACGAAACTGTTCAAAGCTTTCACTCGATGACTTGGCTGCAGATAAAGGCGTGGATGTGGACCTTTGTGCCAGGCTGGCCCAGGAGCCCATATTCTTCAGTTTCACATCCTAAGAAGTGAAACGTATCATTCCATTGTCATTGTCAGACGGATAAAAAACAAGGATGGTGTGGTTTTTAAATAAGGAAGTGATTAAGTCTTCAGGAATATTACGAAAAGTGTTTCTGTTTTAACCCACCTGAACCTTTTTGGGGCCAGTGGGTGTCTTGGGCTCCTGCTTGAACTTCTCCTTATCctgcagagaaggagaaggccCACTGGGCTCAGAGGAGCGGATGACCGGTCGTGAGCTGTCCATGGACTTCACATCTgctcagacacaaacacacagacatctcATTACCTCAAAATCTAAAGCAGCTTCTTATTCACACAAAGGAACATCAAGAGTGTAGCACTCACTCTGTTGGCTGTGTCCTGGTTGAGAAGGTTTGATATCTGGATGTTTGTGATGGTCAGGTCTCATTGCGGGGTTAAATGGTTCTCCTCTTATCACTGGTGAAGGAGAAAGTTTCTCCTCCTTCAACCCACCTTGACTCCCAGGGACTCTCTGCTGCATCATAGTAGTTCAAAGTTAGACCCAGGCATGTAGACATGACATCAGCACTGCTCTAAACCTCCTAAAGCACCGTGTCCAGTCGAGCTTCTCACCTTCTTGGGCTGCATGTTGTGAGGTGGTGACTGGTGGGACACAGGTGGGAACTGGGGAAGTTGTGGGGAATGCATCATGAGAGGGGAAGGGTTGTCCCGCATGTGACCTGTTACATGTGAGGGACATGAAACACATACAGTTACATTTGATGATTCCTTTTTTTGTATTACAGGTTAAAATATCTTTGATCTCGTCAAACTCACCAGTGTTGTAAGGGTCTGCTTTGGTCGGGCGGGGGGAgggttgttcctgctgctgctggatgatCTGCTGTGCTTTGTTTGTGGACATGGATATCTTGTGTTGGGATCCCTGCGTCTGACCGGGTAGCCCCGGACCCTGCTGGTAGTTCAGTTGCTGCTGTTGTGGCTGTTGTTGTGGCTGCTGAGTGTGCTGCATGAGTCGGGTCTGGTGTAGAGGAATTTGTTGGGGTGGGGCCTGATGCGATGGGGCTGCCTGAACCTGGGCCTGAACAGGGAGCTGGGGGGGAGGCAGTGCAGTTTGAGAGGAGAGTTGAGCCTGTCCCTGAACAGACTGAAGTAGGGACGTCTGTCCCGGTTGTTGCTGCTGACGAGCCTGCGCCTGGAGCGACTGCATGGACTGCTGGGGCTGACGGCTTTGTTGGAATTGCTGCAGATAGAGCTGGACTTGGTTCATCGGCGTCGTCGACCCGGGTTCTTCGTCGTCTTCCAGTAGCATCTGGGGAGGCTGAGAAGACAGCAAGCCCTGGGGTGTGAGCGTTGGGGGGGACATGGGCCGCTGGTGAAGCGGCTGAGGAGGGTGTAGAATCTGAGTGGGGAGCTGGTGCTGTGGTGGAGCCACCGGCTGGggttggagctgctgctgctgctggagctgctgttgttgtggttgcggttgttgctgctgttgctgcaaaGCCGGCTGCTGCTGAGGCGGTGCTGGTTGCTGCTGTGGGGGTTTTGGATGAAGGGGTGCTGCCTTGTGACTGGGTCGTGAAGGCTGCTGAGGCATGGAACTGTGCAAGGCTACGGATGCACAGTTACAAGaaagcaaaaagaaacaaaacaataaataaataaaaatctgatgtTTATTCTGctatataaaatgaaatggtATTTGCATATTTTCATAACAGCAATGGAAAAAGTTGGAATTTCTAGGAGCCGCGGTTGTCGGAGGCATTGCAGTTACACCtgcacaaaaaatgaaaatctaaGCCGCTATTTCTACATGTAGCAGCAGAAAGTGGGGCAGCCTACATACAGCCTTACCTGGGGATGGGAGGATGGGATGCTGGTTGAGGAAGGGGTGGGTCTCAGGGGACACTGGCCCGGCAGAATGAGCATTGAGGTGCGGAGGCGCAGGTGAGGAGGAGTTGCCCGCGTGGTGGGAAAGCTGCATTAGAGGCTGACCGAAATGTGGCAGGGATTCAAAACTAGTCTCCAGTAGCTGGGAAGACTCCAGAGCAGCTACAGGCGGAACAATGAAGGCTGCGGGAGACGGTTGGTGCTGCTTCAACTGACTGGTTACAGCTTGTAAATGAAGCCCAGTTTGAGGAAGACCGCTCTGATTGTGAGGATGCATCTTCTTTCCCTCCTTCACAGACTGGCCCTTCTTTTTTAGTTGCTTTATCATTCCtaaaaagtgtaataaaaatTAGGCGATTAACCTGACATATTTATCCACTGGGCTTTTGTCATATGAAGTGTGTCTTTAATCACCTGTCCCCTCAGCTTCGCTGTCTGTGCTGGAGCCGCTGCTCTCTGAAGAAGATCCAGTCTTTTTGGAGGTAGCCACGGACTCCACAAGCTTCTCAACTGCAAAATAACAATTCTGTGATCATGCACGGATAGAACAGTACATAATTCACTGTTCATTAGTTCCCATTTCAAAATTACCAATCATAAAATGCTGAAGACAGATGCCACAGGTGAAGAATGACAGAAGTTATTCCAGTCGTCCCTGTTAATTCTTCATGTAATTCTTACTAAGTAGCCTAGTGCCATTCTAAACATGTTTGGAAAAGACTGTCTAAATGGCCAATGGTATATTGCTGGTTGCAGCTTTCTTATTCAGATATGCAGAATATATTTAGCATCCAGCATCAACATTGTAAACACAATCCTCAGGGCCTTGAACTGAAGAAACAGTATTTTCACTTCAGCACCTGACTTAAAAATCTAGACCAGATTCACATCCTAACTGCAATATGcagttaacattaaaaaaagacatagacagtgcgtcctcgttctttgcggttaatacgttccaggaaccacacatgaattccgcaatagaactacaaactatttatcttattatttacagtaatttaaacataatgaaccctccccatactggtattaaaccaccttctatctgtattaccttctcccacactctgatagactgtttaaatcacttttgtgtcttacgTAAATAAGACACTCTcagaaccgagcgcacttctggatgccgtcagccaatagaatgcgcgtacggtatcacgtgaccgcCTACCAAAagtccgtgatgaggtgaagtcgtgagcgttaATGTGCGAAGGCGCACTGTATGTTTTCACACAAGTCTGGGGCAAAGAAACAATTAacagcctgtgttgtactgctgtGATAAGAAATGTCCTGTTTGCTGAGCTCTCAGAGCAGCAGTGTTTGGTCTCTCTATCCAAAAAACTCCCACGCTTCATATGACCGAGGGCCCAGATTtttagctgcagcctttttTTCTGGAGGAATGCTGTTCCGGGTTCCAAATCTCCTATTTGCAATCTCAAcctatttgtgtttatgtgtgttcaCACTAATAAAAACGCACAAATGCAGTATAGTGGTTAAAGCAGAGGACAACAGCAATATCTACATATATGGATTAACGATGCATCAGTTTGAATGAAATGACGAGAGCATTAAAACGTTTACTTTAGGTTGAGTCACTTCTTAACAGAGGCTTGACTTTCATTGTCAAATGTTGAAACCATTTCCTGTAATCACACTGCAGTTATATCTGATTTAACACTCCGCTAGTACTACTTCATGCTTTACTCAGATGTACTTGTatgtagtatagtatagtacacTTCAGTCTAAAAACTTATGAGATCTAAAACAGAGTTATGCCCAAAATGCTTGGACGTGCTGTTGTGGACTAGGTGCAGCCAAGCACagatatataaacacacacacacacaaatcattacacgcacgtgtgtgtgtgtgtgtgtaacgatTACTAAtagaagtggaaaaataaattccCCTATGGGAGATTAATAAAGggtctttaatctttaatggtAAATGACAACAGGCACTGGAAAATCAAACCAACCACCAGAATGAGCCAAAATCCAAATTCGACCCatgtaaattaaaacataaatatgataaaaaatattccTGAAAGAGCAACAGGCATCACTTCAGACCCAGGTCCATCTCATTGGCTTTCTAGAGATGCTTACCTGgaacttttttcttcttgcgGAGGCATGAAGATACATATCGCTCCAGCTCACGTAGAGTAGAAGGCTTTAGCGTCTCAAAGTCAATCTCGATCTCATCGGGGTTTGAGTTTTTGAGTGAAGGCTCCCTGGACTGAATGATGTGCACTACACGACCAAGCTTGTCCCCAGGAAGCTTGTTGATATCCAAGCTTAGCTGCCTCTTCTCCTCATAAGTCATaggtttgcatttttcccctggaACTGATGACCCAGCTGTTCCCAGATCCTCTTCCAGGGTGGGAACTGGTAGCAGGTTGGAGGGATGATTACCTTTCATCCCGTCCTTTTTActacagagggaaaaaaaaatacacaagggGACAGGGGATATTAAATTGAGTTAGGGTAGACAAAAAAAGCTGATACCCAAAGAAAAATCCAGTGTTTGCTATTTGCTTGAAATATATGCGATAAAAGTTTAATATTATAGAAATGATAAACACCTGGATTTCTTCTTAGGAGCCACCTCTttgctgttattgttactgGTTTTTGACTTCTTAGAGAGCTGTGAAACAAGTGGAGCATCCTGGATCTCATCTAAGGCAGGCatgcctcctttcttcttatgtttctcttttttcttctccttcttttccttctcctttctctttGGTTTGCTGGCTTGTGGTTGGGACAGCGCAGCCAGCTGCTCATGGACAGCTTTCAActaaggaaaagaagagaccaTTCATAATAGAGTCCACTAAGGTCTTGACAAAACAATTCTAGCCACTGTGGATTTTCTATGGTCACTGACCTGTTCCTGAAGCTCTGCCAGTCTCTGTGCTCTCTCCTCTTCAGAGTCATCAGTGGAAGACTCGGACTCAGAGGATGAGTCACTGGAGCTGTCAGACGATGAGGGAACTGGGGCCAAAGTAGGCTGCGGCTTCACAGGGGCAGGATGGTGAAGTGTAGGCGCTGGAGCGGAAACAACAGGCTTGTTCTCAGGTTCATCTGGCATCTTTGCAAAGCGCATCTCGAAGACATCctataaaacacaaatttaaaaaataaaacatcaatgcAAAAGACTGATTTATGTTGCAAATGATAACTAAAGCAATAATAACAGGTTGTAAGTGTGTCCCACCTCTGAGGTACATAACAAATAGCATTCCATACCTAAATTTAAGACAATTAAGCACAGCAGCTGATGTTGAGTATCTACTAAAATTGGATTGCAAAAAAAGGTATTGTCCAGCATGCATCAGAAACTTTAAAATACATCACGTATGTTAATCATCTaatttaaatcatgtttatgCCTAATCACAGGTAATGAAACAAAGGATGACATCATGGTTGACTTTTGTCTCTTAGAAATAAGCATCACTAAGGTGTGTGACTGTTTACCTGTAACTTGCGTGCCATAGAAACCACCTCGTGGTCTGGGGGATTATATTTGTAGCAGTTGGAAAACATTAATCGAACATCAGCAGCAAACTCCTGGGGTTCCCGGTATTGTCTGTTCTCCAGCTTGGCCTGATAAACATACCAaggatattatatatattttttatgccACAATTCCcctttattcaatattttatggCACCACTGAGAAACAATGTCTTTCCACGTTCAACACACCTTGATGGTGCTGAGGTCCATTGGATGTTTGATAATATCGTGATAATCGTGTAATCCCAGTGCATCCACATCAACAGGTTTGTAGAATGGCCAGGCATGAGCAGCGTGCTTCTTAGATAGCATTTCCCTGACGAGATTAGCACAGTATCCCAGCTGATCCTGCGGTTTGGGGCTATGACCACCTGGTCCACTGAGTCCAATCCCAATGCCTATGTGATGCTGGGAATCTGGAGCCTCTTTCTTCATCAGTTTCGTAGGCCGTGTACTCTCTCGTCTGGGTAGTGTCTTTCCAGATTTGGAATCTGCTGGTGACGACTCGCTTAGTTGGTCGTTTGCTGTGGGTGTTGTAGTGTCAGCCTTCCTTTTCTGGCTCTTTCTTTGCTAGAGTGAATTAAATATAAGGAAAGCATAGAATcggggaagaaaagaaaaggaaatagtTAGAATGGGTTGCATAAGCTTCAACACTCGTATTGCACTGACTTCAACAAGCATGTCTGTTGTTCCTCCCAACCTCTTTGCTTGataattttaatttccttcgtgccccgtgccatcagggggtacaatgactctctcaggaggagcggggggaggtggcgaggtcagcacggggttgaatggatttaatttaattttatactgtttatatatatatatttttttttttatatttattttatactgttttatattttaattttatcctgtttatattttaattttttatactgtttatattttaattttatactgtttataatttaatacgttacattttttttaattttatactgtttgtattttagttatagtttagtatataagtcctgttagtgctgcatgtgtctgttagtgtagtgtatgtcttgtggtatgtcctgtgatgtcagtgtttctttttctcctggtgtttatccagtattattcgttatgtaatgcctgagcagtggatatatacaatttcctccgggattaataaagtatctatctatctatctatctatctatctatctatctatctatctatctaatagtTTCTAAACTTTACTAAATCTTTTAATATTCTCCAGTAAATGACTAGAGGTGAACCTTCAGCCTCATTCGAGACTCAAATCTTGATCATTCACTACCAAATAACTTAAGATCTATTTCCAAGTTGCTATTTTTGATTTTGGtagaaaataaaagtagacaGATGGTGTCATTTCTTAACAATAATAACATATTTTAGGAGTCTATATTGGATTTTCCAGGACACCACAAAATATTCACTGTTGATGGTATACAACAATCTACTAGCAGCTGCCAATGATGGCCCCCCCTTAATAGTGGTTTACCTAAATTTCAGGGCATCCCACCCCTCTGTGATCACCTGTGTTCTTGGGTTGGCGTCACTAGAACAGCTCACAAGTGGATTTCCTCTAACACCACTGCCAGGACTTTCTTTATCACTGTTAATAACTCATCATCCACCCTACAAATCGCCAAATGGCGGCTCTGTTCCACCGTACTTTTTGATATACGTATGCTTCCATATGACAAAAATATACAGAATCATAATCTGTAATTTCACTGGAATGCAGATGACACCTAACTGTGCCTGCCCATTCAAACCAACtaccacatttattttattaactttattaaatGTCAACTTGATAATAAAGAATGGATACTAATAACATTCTCTAGCTAAATGAATTTTTCAGGAGCTcactcctccaccacctcagTGCAATCCATTAACCAGATATGTAACCACATCACAGTGAgtgcaaaaaaatctttgaattACATTTGGACTCACATTTACTGCCTTGGACATGATTCTGAAAAtacatctctttttattttattaatatctgTAAGTGTAGGTATGTATAGCTATGCAAATATGTGTGCATTTTGTAGTATGCATATATCCATGTATTATGTGCGCATTTATTAtgtcagttgtgtttgttgtctgGCACTGTGTTACATACAGATTTTGAGAGAACTTTTTGAATGAATCTAACCACAATTTATGTAATTCTTCCAAGCGTGGTCAAAACCGTGACTTGCAAATCACATTTCAATGTGTTAATTACTCACTCTGGtgaacacacataaacatttgGAACCCAGAACAGCATTCATCCAGAAAAAAGGCTGCGGCTAAAAATCTGGGCCCTCCGTCATATGAAGTGTGGGAGTATTTTAGAAAGAGAGACCAAACACTGGTGCTCCGAAAGCCCAGCAAACAGGACATGTCTTATCacagcagtacaacacaggctgtTAATCGTTTCTTTGCCCCAGACttgtgtgaaaacacatttgtctttttaaattctAACTGCATATTGCAGTTAGGATATGAATCTGGtctagatttttaaaattttaaatcaaatgcttAAGTGAAAATACCGTTTCTTTAGTTCAAGGCTCTGAGAAATGTGTTTAACATGTTGCTGCTGGACACTAGATATGTTATGCATATCTGAACAAGAAGGCTGCATCCAGCAGTATACCACAGACCATCTCCAAACGTTTCGATGTGTTAATCACTCACTTTGGTCATGGTTATAGGGTTCTGCATCATGGGAGCAGCGCTCTGGATGGATACTGGAGGAAGAGAAGTCTGAGCAAGGGGAGGCACAGAGGTCATGATGGGAACTTGAGGTGAGCAGTCCGACTGGCCAAGGCAGTAGGGAGCTCCAAGCTGTGGTGCATGGCTGGATAGCATTGGGGGCACGTGGGACGGCAGGGCCAGCATCAAAGGCTGGGGAGGTAGTGAAGGCGGGCCCTGCACTGGTCCTCTGGTCTGTGGTGCTGCTGAGAGGTTTGACAGACCACGTGTTTGTGGAGTCGTAGATGAAGAATCAATGATGGCCCCTGGTTTCAAGTTCAAACCTTGATGAGATAAGACACCGGGTTTCACAGAGGCCTGCTCGAATAAATGTGGAGAGCAAAATAAAGTGTAAAGCACAAATCACATACCTCCGTCTCTCCTGCCACGACCACGTCCTTTTCCTGTCATGACAACAATCTCAGTTTCTTCCTGAGGCATTTCAGAGACCTTTTGAAGGAAATCCTTCTCTAAAGACTTGGCCATTAAGACAATGTCATCGGAAGGCTGCAGGGGGAGACAAACACTTTTAGCAAAAGCTGAATTTATGGGTCTTGATGTAAAATTGCTTAAGTGAACAATTGTATCACCTTGTTGTATATGTAGCAGTTGGTAAACATTGTGTTGAAGTCTTGGATACATTCTTGGGCATTACTGTAGTAACTGTTCTCAAGTCTTTTCTTGATTGTTCCCATGTCCATAGGAGTTTTGATTATTGAATAATAGTCCTGAAAAGGGTGCAAACATGAACGTCAGAAATACTAAATTAAAATTGTGTTTGCCTTAGTTAAACAAtgcattattattacaattgGCTGTGAATGATTTCCCCACACACTCATCTGGCACTGATTAGGAAACACAAATAGTATAATGTctgaagaaataattataacagAGGTCACTGATTAAACATACCATTAAGCAGCAATTAAATGAAAGCAAAGTTAGCTGGTACAACATGCACTAAAGTGGAGGTATATATAAACATTACTGACTTAAGACtggaaaacaaaccaaaaaaaagaagtgaaatttTGGTAGCCTTTTTTTACATTCTCAGTCAAACAGCACAAAGGGTAATCAATATTATTTTGTTGACGGAGAACACCTCATTTATTCATGCatagcattaaaaataaattaccataaatcAGTAGTTAAGAAAGACAGATGTAAAGCTGAAATTCACTGATGCAACTTGCTGGAAATTTATGAATGATATC
This window encodes:
- the brd4 gene encoding bromodomain-containing protein 4 isoform X3, whose product is MGDGLDAAQMSGSSSSQGQAQQINPPPPEYINPNRPKRQTNQLQYLLKIVLKALWKHQFAWPFHAPVDAVKLNLPDYYSIIKTPMDMGTIKKRLENSYYSNAQECIQDFNTMFTNCYIYNKPSDDIVLMAKSLEKDFLQKVSEMPQEETEIVVMTGKGRGRGRRDGGLNLKPGAIIDSSSTTPQTRGLSNLSAAPQTRGPVQGPPSLPPQPLMLALPSHVPPMLSSHAPQLGAPYCLGQSDCSPQVPIMTSVPPLAQTSLPPVSIQSAAPMMQNPITMTKQRKSQKRKADTTTPTANDQLSESSPADSKSGKTLPRRESTRPTKLMKKEAPDSQHHIGIGIGLSGPGGHSPKPQDQLGYCANLVREMLSKKHAAHAWPFYKPVDVDALGLHDYHDIIKHPMDLSTIKAKLENRQYREPQEFAADVRLMFSNCYKYNPPDHEVVSMARKLQDVFEMRFAKMPDEPENKPVVSAPAPTLHHPAPVKPQPTLAPVPSSSDSSSDSSSESESSTDDSEEERAQRLAELQEQLKAVHEQLAALSQPQASKPKRKEKEKKEKKKEKHKKKGGMPALDEIQDAPLVSQLSKKSKTSNNNSKEVAPKKKSSKKDGMKGNHPSNLLPVPTLEEDLGTAGSSVPGEKCKPMTYEEKRQLSLDINKLPGDKLGRVVHIIQSREPSLKNSNPDEIEIDFETLKPSTLRELERYVSSCLRKKKKVPVEKLVESVATSKKTGSSSESSGSSTDSEAEGTGMIKQLKKKGQSVKEGKKMHPHNQSGLPQTGLHLQAVTSQLKQHQPSPAAFIVPPVAALESSQLLETSFESLPHFGQPLMQLSHHAGNSSSPAPPHLNAHSAGPVSPETHPFLNQHPILPSPALHSSMPQQPSRPSHKAAPLHPKPPQQQPAPPQQQPALQQQQQQPQPQQQQLQQQQQLQPQPVAPPQHQLPTQILHPPQPLHQRPMSPPTLTPQGLLSSQPPQMLLEDDEEPGSTTPMNQVQLYLQQFQQSRQPQQSMQSLQAQARQQQQPGQTSLLQSVQGQAQLSSQTALPPPQLPVQAQVQAAPSHQAPPQQIPLHQTRLMQHTQQPQQQPQQQQLNYQQGPGLPGQTQGSQHKISMSTNKAQQIIQQQQEQPSPRPTKADPYNTGHMRDNPSPLMMHSPQLPQFPPVSHQSPPHNMQPKKQRVPGSQGGLKEEKLSPSPVIRGEPFNPAMRPDHHKHPDIKPSQPGHSQQNVKSMDSSRPVIRSSEPSGPSPSLQDKEKFKQEPKTPTGPKKVQDVKLKNMGSWASLAQRSTSTPLSAAKSSSESFEQFRRAAREKEEREKALKAQAEQAEKDRLRREQDKLRGRDEEDIMEPSRRVHEEPRRRLEQHIPAPSQQQQQQQQQQEPQPAAIQPPPQPPTPPQPTTQNPLDQQRELARRREQERRRREAMAATIDMNFQSDLMAIFEENLF
- the brd4 gene encoding bromodomain-containing protein 4 isoform X2, which gives rise to MDYKMHTKSNDLLDFQKLDALLEKIAHSVSVKRESGEECNGIRSALSVESVPGPRLNWCPANTTTSAPASAPAPALEPEPTPNPVRMGDGLDAAQMSGSSSSQGQAQQINPPPPEYINPNRPKRQTNQLQYLLKIVLKALWKHQFAWPFHAPVDAVKLNLPDYYSIIKTPMDMGTIKKRLENSYYSNAQECIQDFNTMFTNCYIYNKPSDDIVLMAKSLEKDFLQKVSEMPQEETEIVVMTGKGRGRGRRDGGLNLKPGAIIDSSSTTPQTRGLSNLSAAPQTRGPVQGPPSLPPQPLMLALPSHVPPMLSSHAPQLGAPYCLGQSDCSPQVPIMTSVPPLAQTSLPPVSIQSAAPMMQNPITMTKQRKSQKRKADTTTPTANDQLSESSPADSKSGKTLPRRESTRPTKLMKKEAPDSQHHIGIGIGLSGPGGHSPKPQDQLGYCANLVREMLSKKHAAHAWPFYKPVDVDALGLHDYHDIIKHPMDLSTIKAKLENRQYREPQEFAADVRLMFSNCYKYNPPDHEVVSMARKLQDVFEMRFAKMPDEPENKPVVSAPAPTLHHPAPVKPQPTLAPVPSSSDSSSDSSSESESSTDDSEEERAQRLAELQEQLKAVHEQLAALSQPQASKPKRKEKEKKEKKKEKHKKKGGMPALDEIQDAPLVSQLSKKSKTSNNNSKEVAPKKKSSKKDGMKGNHPSNLLPVPTLEEDLGTAGSSVPGEKCKPMTYEEKRQLSLDINKLPGDKLGRVVHIIQSREPSLKNSNPDEIEIDFETLKPSTLRELERYVSSCLRKKKKVPVEKLVESVATSKKTGSSSESSGSSTDSEAEGTGMIKQLKKKGQSVKEGKKMHPHNQSGLPQTGLHLQAVTSQLKQHQPSPAAFIVPPVAALESSQLLETSFESLPHFGQPLMQLSHHAGNSSSPAPPHLNAHSAGPVSPETHPFLNQHPILPSPALHSSMPQQPSRPSHKAAPLHPKPPQQQPAPPQQQPALQQQQQQPQPQQQQLQQQQQLQPQPVAPPQHQLPTQILHPPQPLHQRPMSPPTLTPQGLLSSQPPQMLLEDDEEPGSTTPMNQVQLYLQQFQQSRQPQQSMQSLQAQARQQQQPGQTSLLQSVQGQAQLSSQTALPPPQLPVQAQVQAAPSHQAPPQQIPLHQTRLMQHTQQPQQQPQQQQLNYQQGPGLPGQTQGSQHKISMSTNKAQQIIQQQQEQPSPRPTKADPYNTGHMRDNPSPLMMHSPQLPQFPPVSHQSPPHNMQPKKRVPGSQGGLKEEKLSPSPVIRGEPFNPAMRPDHHKHPDIKPSQPGHSQQNVKSMDSSRPVIRSSEPSGPSPSLQDKEKFKQEPKTPTGPKKVQDVKLKNMGSWASLAQRSTSTPLSAAKSSSESFEQFRRAAREKEEREKALKAQAEQAEKDRLRREQDKLRGRDEEDIMEPSRRVHEEPRRRLEQHIPAPSQQQQQQQQQQEPQPAAIQPPPQPPTPPQPTTQNPLDQQRELARRREQERRRREAMAATIDMNFQSDLMAIFEENLF